A region of Prochlorococcus marinus subsp. pastoris str. CCMP1986 DNA encodes the following proteins:
- the ndk gene encoding nucleoside-diphosphate kinase produces MIKERTFLAIKPDGVQRGYVSDIIGRFEKKGFKLVGLKQLIPTKQLAQDHYGVHRERPFFKDLVEFISSGPVVAMIWEGEGVILSARKLIGATKPLEAEPGTIRGDLAIDIGRNIIHGSDGEETAKFEINLWFNQDEICDWETSDSEWRAEN; encoded by the coding sequence ATGATCAAAGAGAGAACTTTTCTTGCAATTAAACCAGATGGAGTTCAGAGAGGATATGTTTCAGATATTATTGGAAGGTTTGAGAAAAAGGGCTTTAAATTGGTAGGTTTAAAACAATTAATTCCAACAAAGCAACTTGCTCAAGACCATTATGGGGTGCATAGAGAGAGACCTTTTTTTAAGGATTTAGTCGAATTTATATCAAGTGGGCCTGTGGTTGCGATGATTTGGGAAGGAGAGGGGGTAATCTTAAGCGCAAGAAAATTAATTGGTGCTACAAAACCACTTGAGGCTGAACCTGGCACTATAAGAGGAGATTTAGCTATTGATATAGGTAGAAATATAATTCATGGTTCAGATGGAGAAGAAACTGCAAAATTTGAGATAAATTTATGGTTTAATCAGGATGAAATATGTGATTGGGAGACTTCTGATTCTGAATGGCGAGCAGAAAATTAA
- the alaS gene encoding alanine--tRNA ligase: MKSQTKNTPITGDEIRKEFLNFYHEKLHKIIPSASLIPDDPTVMLTIAGMLPFKPVFLGLKERPSKRATSSQKCIRTNDIENVGVTARHHTFFEMLGNFSFGDYFKKEAIEWAWELVTDIYGLSAENIIVSVFHEDDDSVKIWKEDIGIHPKRIIKLGEKDNFWSSGKTGPCGPCSELYFDFKPEKGVQNIDLEDGDRFIEFYNLVFMQYNRDPDGQLTDLKYKNIDTGMGLERMAQILQKKKNNYETDLIFPIIQKASEISKIDYYSSGERTKISLKIIGDHIRAVIHLISDGVIASNLGRGYILRRLIRRMVRHGRLLGLKNEFLSKLASVGIKLMQENYPDLKNNCDHILSEIKIEEIRFRETLERGEKLLDELISSGQKMITGFKAFELYDTYGFPLELTEEIAQENNIGVDVKGFDKEMSAQKERAKAASQIIDLTLEGSLEREIDLFDKTLFNGYDSLDSDAEIKGIFLESTLVKQASEGQKVLIVLDQTSFYGESGGQVGDIGTILSNDLEVVVDNVIRKKNVFLHYGIVKKGILSLGQKVKTKVNDLARAKAAANHTATHLLQSALKVVVNESVGQKGSLVAFNKLRFDFNSSKPITKDQIFKVETLVNSWILENHSLNIKNMAKSEALERGAVAMFGEKYDDEVRVVDVPSVSMELCGGTHVKTTSELGCFKIISEEGISAGVRRIEALSGQSAFEYFSDKNSLVSQLCDLLKANPNQLLDRVNSLQSELINKNKEIQKMKDEIAYFKYSSLSSSANKVGLFSLIISQLDGLDGNSLQSAALDLTSKLGDKSVVILGGIPDKENRKLLFVVSFGEDLVKRGMHAGKLINDISRICSGGGGGKPNFAQAGAKDIDKLNDALEYARKDLRTKLHSYSDK; this comes from the coding sequence ATGAAATCTCAAACTAAAAACACGCCAATTACAGGTGATGAAATAAGAAAAGAATTTTTAAATTTTTACCATGAAAAATTACATAAAATTATTCCAAGTGCATCTTTAATTCCTGATGATCCCACAGTTATGCTCACTATCGCTGGAATGCTGCCTTTTAAGCCAGTTTTTTTAGGATTGAAAGAAAGGCCATCAAAAAGAGCCACATCTAGTCAAAAGTGTATAAGAACAAACGATATTGAAAATGTTGGAGTTACTGCTCGACATCATACCTTCTTCGAGATGCTTGGTAATTTTTCTTTTGGAGATTATTTTAAGAAAGAGGCTATTGAGTGGGCTTGGGAATTAGTTACTGATATTTACGGACTTTCTGCTGAGAATATAATAGTGAGCGTGTTTCATGAAGATGATGATTCGGTAAAGATCTGGAAGGAAGATATCGGGATTCATCCAAAAAGGATAATTAAGCTTGGAGAAAAAGATAATTTCTGGTCTTCAGGAAAAACAGGTCCTTGCGGACCATGTTCAGAATTATATTTTGACTTTAAACCAGAAAAAGGTGTTCAGAATATTGATTTAGAAGATGGTGATCGTTTTATAGAATTTTATAATCTTGTATTTATGCAATATAACCGTGACCCTGATGGTCAATTGACAGATTTGAAATACAAAAATATTGATACTGGAATGGGGCTTGAAAGAATGGCTCAAATATTGCAAAAGAAGAAGAATAATTACGAAACAGATTTGATTTTCCCAATTATTCAAAAAGCTTCTGAGATCTCCAAAATTGATTATTATTCTTCAGGTGAAAGAACCAAAATCTCTTTAAAAATTATTGGAGATCATATAAGAGCAGTTATACATTTAATTTCTGATGGGGTAATAGCAAGTAATCTTGGGAGGGGATACATATTAAGAAGACTGATCCGAAGAATGGTTAGACATGGAAGATTGTTAGGCTTAAAAAATGAATTTTTATCGAAACTTGCAAGTGTAGGTATTAAATTAATGCAAGAGAATTATCCAGATTTAAAAAATAATTGTGACCATATATTGAGTGAGATAAAAATTGAAGAAATAAGATTTAGAGAAACTCTTGAAAGAGGAGAGAAATTACTAGATGAATTGATTTCATCGGGTCAGAAAATGATTACTGGGTTTAAAGCATTTGAACTTTATGATACTTATGGCTTTCCATTAGAACTAACAGAAGAAATTGCTCAAGAAAACAATATTGGTGTTGATGTTAAGGGGTTTGACAAAGAAATGTCTGCACAAAAAGAAAGAGCCAAAGCTGCTTCTCAGATCATTGATTTGACATTAGAGGGTTCATTAGAACGCGAAATAGACTTATTTGATAAAACTCTTTTTAATGGTTATGATTCACTCGATTCAGATGCAGAAATTAAGGGTATATTTTTGGAATCAACCTTGGTTAAGCAAGCAAGTGAAGGGCAGAAAGTTTTAATTGTCCTTGATCAGACTTCTTTCTATGGAGAATCTGGAGGTCAAGTTGGTGATATTGGAACGATATTATCGAATGATCTAGAGGTTGTAGTTGATAACGTCATACGAAAGAAAAACGTTTTTCTGCATTATGGAATAGTTAAAAAAGGGATATTAAGTCTGGGACAAAAAGTTAAAACTAAAGTAAATGATTTGGCTAGAGCTAAGGCTGCGGCAAATCATACTGCTACCCATTTATTGCAATCTGCTCTAAAAGTAGTTGTTAATGAAAGCGTTGGACAAAAAGGCTCATTAGTCGCATTTAATAAATTACGATTTGATTTCAATTCTTCTAAACCTATTACAAAAGATCAAATTTTTAAAGTTGAGACCTTAGTTAATTCTTGGATTTTGGAAAATCATTCTCTTAATATTAAAAATATGGCCAAGAGTGAGGCTCTCGAGAGAGGTGCAGTGGCTATGTTTGGAGAGAAATATGATGATGAAGTAAGAGTTGTTGATGTGCCAAGTGTTTCGATGGAACTATGCGGTGGAACTCATGTAAAAACAACATCTGAATTAGGATGTTTTAAAATAATTAGTGAAGAAGGAATTTCAGCGGGCGTAAGAAGAATTGAAGCATTGTCAGGGCAATCAGCTTTTGAATACTTTAGTGATAAAAATTCTCTCGTAAGTCAACTATGTGATTTGTTAAAAGCAAATCCTAATCAACTCCTGGATAGGGTTAATTCTTTGCAATCAGAGTTGATTAATAAAAATAAAGAAATACAAAAAATGAAGGATGAAATTGCTTATTTTAAATACTCTTCTCTAAGTTCTTCTGCAAATAAAGTTGGATTATTTTCGCTGATTATTAGTCAACTTGATGGACTAGATGGAAATTCTCTACAATCTGCGGCATTAGATTTAACTTCTAAATTGGGAGATAAGTCGGTTGTGATTCTTGGAGGAATACCAGATAAGGAAAATAGAAAATTGTTATTTGTTGTCTCTTTTGGGGAAGACTTAGTTAAAAGAGGTATGCATGCAGGGAAATTAATTAATGATATTTCACGTATTTGCTCTGGGGGAGGGGGAGGTAAACCTAATTTTGCACAGGCAGGTGCTAAAGATATTGATAAATTAAATGATGCTTTGGAATATGCAAGAAAAGATTTGAGGACAAAGCTCCATAGTTATTCTGATAAGTAA
- the speA gene encoding biosynthetic arginine decarboxylase, which yields MTDFDTKKLNKKWTIEDSISTYGIDKWGEKYFSINSEGNISISPDNKSQKKIDLFKLVKEFKSREINTPLIIRFNDILKDRIAELNNAFSQAIETYDYKNIYKGVFPIKCNQQRNVLEKIIEYGDRWNFGLEVGSKSELLIGLSILENQKSLLICNGYKDKKYIETAILARKLGKHPIIVIEQRDEVKRIIEAVKDLKATPILGIRSKLSSKSSGRWSKSVGDNSKFGLSIPEIMLTIKELKEANLINEMMLLHFHVGSQISDISVIKDALQEASQIFVELSKLGAPMKYIDVGGGLGIDFDGTKMSSNTSTNYSLQNYANDVIATVKDSCEVNNIQHPIIISESGRAIISHCSVLIFNILGTSHVSSQVKVSDQKKQSLIITNLIETLNQIKNLRDKKEDLSEIIELWNDAKKFKEDCLVAFRLGFICLEERAYAEELTWACAKEIANQLENNEIIHPDLSEITDTLASTYYANLSVFKSIPDTWAINQVFPIIPIHRHLEEPFCKGHFADLTCDSDGKLNNFIDNGKIKSLLNLHPPEKNNDYLIGIFMAGAYQEALGNFHNLFGNTNVIHIDINEDNSYKIKNIIKENSKSEILELLDYSSDNLVESIRVNTESAINNKTLTIQEARKLIDQIETSLRKSSYLSE from the coding sequence TTGACCGATTTTGATACAAAAAAGTTAAATAAAAAATGGACCATAGAAGATAGTATTTCTACGTATGGTATTGATAAATGGGGAGAAAAATATTTTTCAATTAATTCAGAGGGCAATATATCGATAAGCCCAGATAACAAATCCCAAAAAAAAATCGATCTTTTTAAACTTGTTAAGGAATTTAAAAGTAGAGAAATCAATACTCCCTTAATAATAAGATTCAACGACATTTTAAAAGACCGAATTGCGGAATTAAATAATGCCTTCTCCCAAGCTATAGAAACTTATGACTATAAAAATATTTATAAAGGAGTTTTCCCTATTAAATGTAATCAGCAAAGAAATGTATTGGAAAAAATCATTGAATATGGGGATCGTTGGAATTTTGGTTTAGAAGTAGGAAGTAAATCAGAATTATTAATTGGGTTATCAATCCTAGAAAATCAAAAATCACTTTTAATTTGTAATGGATATAAAGATAAAAAGTATATTGAGACTGCAATATTAGCCAGAAAACTTGGTAAACATCCAATTATAGTTATCGAACAAAGAGATGAAGTTAAAAGAATTATAGAAGCTGTAAAAGATCTCAAAGCAACCCCCATACTTGGAATTAGATCAAAATTATCAAGTAAAAGTAGTGGAAGGTGGAGTAAATCAGTGGGAGATAATTCCAAATTTGGATTATCAATTCCAGAAATAATGCTAACAATAAAAGAACTCAAAGAAGCAAATCTAATAAATGAAATGATGTTGCTGCATTTCCATGTTGGAAGCCAAATCAGTGATATATCAGTAATAAAAGACGCATTACAAGAAGCTAGTCAAATATTTGTTGAATTATCTAAGTTAGGCGCACCAATGAAATACATAGATGTTGGAGGCGGCTTAGGAATAGACTTCGACGGAACTAAAATGTCTTCCAATACTTCGACAAATTATTCTCTTCAGAACTACGCAAATGACGTTATTGCAACAGTTAAAGATTCATGTGAAGTAAATAATATTCAACATCCAATCATAATCTCAGAAAGTGGTAGAGCGATAATCAGTCATTGTTCAGTTTTAATTTTTAATATTTTAGGGACAAGTCATGTCAGCTCTCAAGTCAAAGTATCCGATCAAAAAAAACAATCATTAATCATCACAAATCTGATAGAAACCCTTAATCAGATAAAAAATCTTAGAGATAAAAAAGAAGATTTATCTGAAATAATAGAATTATGGAATGACGCTAAAAAATTTAAAGAGGATTGCTTAGTCGCTTTTAGACTGGGATTTATCTGTTTGGAAGAACGTGCGTATGCGGAAGAACTTACATGGGCTTGTGCAAAAGAGATTGCAAATCAATTGGAGAATAATGAAATTATCCATCCAGATTTGTCTGAAATAACCGACACGCTTGCATCAACATATTACGCAAATTTGTCAGTTTTTAAATCTATTCCTGATACCTGGGCAATTAATCAAGTTTTTCCAATTATTCCAATTCATAGACATTTAGAAGAGCCCTTTTGTAAGGGACACTTTGCAGATTTAACTTGTGATTCTGATGGCAAGCTGAATAATTTTATTGACAATGGAAAGATTAAATCACTTTTAAATTTACATCCTCCAGAAAAAAATAATGATTATCTAATAGGAATCTTTATGGCAGGGGCATATCAAGAGGCATTAGGGAATTTCCATAATTTATTTGGAAATACAAATGTTATTCATATTGATATAAATGAAGATAATTCTTATAAAATTAAAAACATTATTAAAGAAAACAGCAAATCAGAAATTTTAGAGTTATTGGATTACAGTTCAGATAATTTAGTTGAATCAATAAGAGTCAATACTGAATCTGCCATCAATAATAAAACTTTAACTATTCAAGAGGCACGAAAGTTAATCGACCAGATAGAAACCAGTTTAAGAAAAAGTAGTTACTTATCAGAATAA